A window of Sphingobacterium sp. SRCM116780 contains these coding sequences:
- a CDS encoding OsmC family protein, protein MNDNEISVSIGQVAYTTTITHGKNTLIADEPEEVGGKDKGFNPASLLLSSLGSCKAMTVRMYSDRKKWDLEEVNIKLSYEILKSELQQTTYIKCHISFKGELDEAQKAKLFEIADKCPIHKLLTNPIVISSNLI, encoded by the coding sequence ATGAACGATAATGAAATTTCAGTTTCTATAGGTCAAGTTGCTTATACTACGACCATTACCCATGGGAAAAACACCCTTATAGCAGACGAACCAGAAGAAGTAGGCGGAAAAGACAAGGGTTTTAATCCAGCTTCCCTCCTTTTATCTTCATTAGGATCTTGTAAAGCGATGACAGTAAGAATGTATTCTGATCGTAAAAAATGGGATTTGGAAGAGGTAAACATCAAGCTTTCATATGAAATTCTCAAAAGTGAACTGCAGCAAACCACTTATATAAAATGCCATATTTCCTTTAAAGGAGAATTGGATGAAGCACAAAAAGCGAAATTATTTGAAATTGCAGATAAATGTCCTATCCACAAATTACTGACTAATCCAATTGTCATTTCTTCTAATCTCATCTAA
- the coaA gene encoding type I pantothenate kinase, which translates to MQNEQYTPIDSPFTSIKREDWKKLNGHFTHTFAQQDLDQLHALNEPLNAEEIEDVYFPLSHLLGIHIERFHDLHKRSNLFFQKNESRLPFIIGIAGSVAVGKSTTARVLQRVLALLPTKPKVDLVTTDGFLYPNKELNEKGIMNRKGFPESYDAKKLIQFLSAIKSGVGSVSVPVYSHLAYDVLPDDQQQIIDHPDILIVEGINVLQVNSQRAKKGHNSVFVSDFFDYSIYVHASEKNLLEWYTNRFESLRNTAFQDPASFFHRYANMNTKESVQMAHQIWNEINKPNLEHNILPTRYRADLILEKGSHHFVKNIKVRKI; encoded by the coding sequence ATGCAAAATGAACAGTACACGCCCATTGATTCTCCTTTTACATCAATTAAAAGAGAAGATTGGAAAAAACTAAATGGTCACTTCACACATACATTTGCACAGCAAGATCTGGATCAATTGCATGCACTTAACGAACCGCTAAATGCAGAAGAAATTGAAGATGTGTATTTCCCTTTAAGTCATTTACTTGGTATTCATATCGAACGTTTTCATGATTTGCATAAAAGATCCAATCTTTTTTTTCAAAAAAATGAAAGTAGACTTCCTTTTATCATTGGGATTGCTGGATCAGTTGCTGTAGGTAAAAGTACAACAGCAAGGGTATTGCAACGTGTTCTCGCTTTACTTCCCACAAAACCAAAAGTAGACTTGGTTACGACGGATGGATTTCTTTATCCAAACAAGGAATTGAATGAAAAAGGCATCATGAATAGAAAAGGGTTTCCTGAAAGCTACGATGCTAAAAAGTTAATTCAATTCTTATCTGCAATAAAATCTGGTGTTGGTTCAGTTTCTGTTCCTGTTTATAGTCACTTAGCATACGACGTCTTACCTGATGATCAGCAACAGATCATTGATCATCCTGATATTTTGATCGTAGAAGGTATCAACGTCTTACAAGTCAATTCACAAAGAGCTAAAAAAGGACATAACAGTGTCTTTGTATCTGATTTTTTTGATTATTCTATTTATGTCCATGCAAGTGAAAAAAACCTGTTAGAATGGTATACCAATCGATTTGAATCTTTAAGAAATACAGCTTTCCAGGATCCGGCTTCATTCTTTCACCGTTACGCCAATATGAATACCAAAGAGAGTGTGCAAATGGCTCATCAAATCTGGAACGAGATCAATAAACCAAATTTAGAACACAATATTTTACCGACACGCTACCGTGCTGATTTAATTTTAGAAAAAGGTAGTCACCATTTCGTTAAGAATATAAAAGTGCGCAAGATTTAA